From Virgibacillus ihumii, the proteins below share one genomic window:
- a CDS encoding YfiT family bacillithiol transferase, with the protein MDVRFPIGELQVPEKVTLENIQEWLKEIETYTTRLRGTVDSLGDEELSRTYRDGSWTVRQLVHHIADSQLNMYQRLKLALTDENPTVPAFDQEKWAVQPDTKLPVESSVKLLEGINERIVSLGNSLTEEQLTRAFTHQRNGEITVATKVAKLAWHEEHHLVHIKIALSK; encoded by the coding sequence ATGGATGTAAGATTTCCGATTGGTGAATTACAAGTTCCTGAAAAAGTAACATTAGAAAATATTCAAGAATGGCTGAAGGAAATCGAAACCTACACGACTCGATTAAGGGGAACTGTTGACTCATTAGGCGATGAGGAATTAAGCAGAACATATCGTGATGGCAGCTGGACAGTCCGTCAGCTTGTTCATCACATTGCAGATTCTCAGTTGAATATGTACCAACGTTTGAAGCTGGCATTAACAGATGAGAATCCAACAGTACCAGCTTTTGATCAGGAAAAGTGGGCTGTTCAACCGGATACAAAACTTCCTGTAGAAAGTTCTGTTAAACTGCTGGAAGGTATAAATGAGCGTATCGTATCTTTAGGGAATAGTTTAACGGAAGAACAATTAACTCGTGCTTTTACCCACCAGCGAAACGGTGAAATAACAGTTGCAACAAAAGTTGCAAAATTAGCTTGGCACGAAGAGCACCACTTAGTCCATATCAAAATCGCATTATCAAAATAA
- a CDS encoding class I SAM-dependent methyltransferase has translation MDKNVFEQLAKKYDTEERIELAKVIVKEVRPELRNSESKTLLDYGGGTGLVSLEVSDLVKSILLVDSSNGMLEAAKAKIAHKGIANAKVLYSDFTEESPELKGDIALMSLVLLHIPDTKKILQELYNVLNDGGKLIIVDFDKNEKINHPKVHNGFSHDELKNKLSEVGFKSIEIRTFYHGDRIFMNQDASMFISNSMK, from the coding sequence ATGGATAAGAATGTTTTTGAACAGCTTGCAAAAAAATATGATACAGAAGAAAGAATTGAATTAGCAAAAGTTATTGTTAAGGAAGTAAGACCGGAATTACGAAATAGCGAATCGAAAACCTTATTAGATTATGGGGGTGGTACCGGTTTAGTCAGTTTAGAGGTATCAGATTTGGTAAAGTCCATTTTGCTGGTGGATTCATCAAACGGAATGCTGGAGGCTGCGAAAGCTAAAATTGCCCACAAAGGGATTGCAAATGCAAAAGTACTTTATTCGGATTTTACAGAAGAAAGTCCTGAACTTAAGGGGGATATAGCGTTAATGTCATTAGTTCTGCTCCATATTCCGGACACTAAAAAAATCTTGCAGGAATTGTACAACGTCTTAAATGATGGAGGCAAGCTGATTATTGTGGATTTTGACAAAAACGAGAAAATAAATCACCCGAAAGTTCATAATGGTTTTTCGCATGACGAACTGAAAAACAAGTTATCTGAAGTTGGATTTAAATCTATTGAAATTAGGACGTTTTATCATGGTGACCGTATTTTTATGAATCAGGATGCTTCTATGTTTATATCCAATAGTATGAAGTGA